CCGGGGCTTCATGGACTCCCTGTACTTCCGCGACCCGAACGGCATGAAGGTCGAACTGGCCTGCTACAAGTTCGAGACGCCCGAAGGCTTCCGGGACGCGGACGTGCTGCGCCGGGCCTACGAACTGCGCGTGGCACGCGGCGACGCCCACCTGGGCCCCGAACACCTCGCGGACGCCATCGAGGAACTGCTGCGCCGCTGAGCATGGGACAGGAACACGCCTACGTCTTTCTTGACCCGGACGGCACGCAGGGCGCGGGCATCGTAGTCATCGTGCAGACTCCGACTGGAGTCATGTACGCCTCGCAGGTGGGCGGTATGCGGAACGAGGAACGAGCGGTGGAGGGATTCGCCGTTCCGAACTTCCATCCGTCACATCTGGAAGCACTCACAGCCTTTTTCGACCGGTACCACGGCTCTCCTCCCGATGGACTGGAGTGTCCATGGCCAGCCTCCCATCTCGACGAACTGGCCCAGATCATCAGCTGCGTTCCCCTGTGGCACACCAGTCGGGAGCACGACACGCCCGCCGTGCTAACACTGGACAGAGACCGGCTTGAAGAGTTGACCGAAGGCTGGATTCCGGTAGATACGGCCTACGGCCCGGGCATCCTGACCCATCAGAACTGCGACTGACCTTCGGTTAACCCGGCAGGGTGAAGGTCAGGGTGGTGCCCTCGCCGGGGGCGCTCTGCACGGCCAGGGTGCCGCCGGCCAGGGTCACGCGTTCGCGCAGGCCCAGCAGGCCCAGGTGTCCGGCCTGGGCCTGCGCGTGCGCCTGTTCGGGCGTGAACCCCCGGCCGTCGTCCCGGATGACCACCCGCACGCCCCCGCCCTGACCGGGCTCCCCGAACGCCACGCGGATGGCGGCCGTGTGCGCCTGGGCGTGCTTGTCGACGTTGTTCAGGGCCTCCTGCGCCAGCCGGAACACCGTGAGTTCCGTGGCGGGGCTCAGGCGGCGCTCGGCCCCGCTGACCTCCAGGCGGGTGGCGGTGGCGGCCTGCGTGGCCAGCCACTCCAGGGCCGGGAGCAGGCCCAGGTCGTCCAGGACGCTGGGCCGCAGGTTCCGCGCGAAGCGGCGCACGCCGTCGATGGCGGCGTTCAGGTCGAGCAGGATGTCGTCCGCGCGGGCTTTCTGCTCGCCGCTCAGGTCGCGGGCCAGTCTCGCCACGCGGCGGGTGGTGGCGGTCAGGACCTGCGCGGTGTCGTCGTGCAGTTCGCGGCTGATGCGGCGGCGTTCCTCCTCCTGCGCCTGCGTGAACAGGGTCAGGAAGCTGCGCAGTTCGCTCTGGCGGCTGGTGGCGGCCTCCAGCGCCTGACCGCGCCGGGCGATCTCGTCGGCGAGGGTCTGCAGTTCGCTCAGGTCGCGGCTGACGGTCAGCACGCCCCGCCCGTGGTCCACGCTGCCCAGCCGCACCTCCAGGTGGTACGGGCCGATGCGGACCTCGGCGCGGCTGCCGCTGGCGTTGCCCTGCGCCGCCGTCCACGCGGCCTGCAGCGCCGCCTGCGTGTCGCGGGTGGGGAGGGTCAGGAAGTTCGCGCCGGTCAGGGGACCGGTCAGCGGTTCGAGCAGCGTGCGGGCGGCGGGGTTGGCGTACTCCACGCGGCCCTGCGCGTCGGTGCTGATGATCAGGTCGTGGGCTCCCTCGGCCAGCTGCCGGTAGCGGGCCTCCTCGCGTTCCAGGGCGGCCAGCAGACGCTCGCGGGTGAGGGTCTGCGCGACCTGATCCGCGAGGCTGCGCGCGAACTGCAGGGTCCGCGCGCCCGGCAGGTCCGGGCCCGGATCGTCGAAGTACAGGAAGCCCAGCGGGGCGCCCGCGTCGGACTGCGCGCCGACCAGCGGCACGATCAGGCCGCTGCCCGCCACGGGCAGGGTGTGTTTGCGGGTCAGGGGGCGGGGGCCGCGCCCGAGCTGCGCGGCCAGGTCCGCGAGTTCCTGCGGGTGCGGCGCGTGCAGGTTGTACGCCGCGCAGCGGTTCACCGTTCCCGGTCCGCTGCCGGGCGGCCGGCCCTCGTTCCCGGCGAACAGGGCCAGCAGGCCGCGCCCGGCGTGCAGGGCCAGGGTGGCCTCCCGGACCGCCTCGCGCAGCGCCTCGTCGCTGACCGGGCCGCTTCCGCCGTCCGCGCGGTCGCTCAGGACGCGGCTGACGGCCAGCAGCGCTCCGGCCTCCCGTTCCCGCAGCTGCTCTTCCTCGTACAGGCGGGCGTTCTCGATGGCGAGACCGGCCTGCGAGGCGAACACGCCCGCCAGCGCCAGGTCGTCGCTGTCCAGCGGCAGCGGCGCCGCCCAGTACAGGGTCAGGGCGCCGAACACGGTCGGCCCGACCCGCAGGGGCAGGCTCACCACGCCCCGGTAAGGGTACGTGCCGTTCGCCAGCAGCTGGCGGGCGTAACGGCTGCTGCCACCGTAATCCTCGGCGGTCAGGTCGCGGGCTGCGACCAGCGCGCCCTGGGCGACCGCGCGCCCCGTGACGCCCACGCCGACCTTCGCGCGGACGCGCAGCATGTACTCGCTGGGCAGACCGACCGCCGAGCGGATGTTGATGCTGCGGCCGTCCGGCTGCGTCTCGTACACGGCGGCGGCGTCCGCGTGGAACAGGGTCGCGGCCCGTTCGAGCACCTGCTGCAGCGTCTCGCTGAGGTGCAGGCTGCCGGCCAGCGCCGCCCCGGCCTCGCGCAGCGCCTCGGCCGCCGCGCGTTTGCGG
This is a stretch of genomic DNA from Deinococcus depolymerans. It encodes these proteins:
- a CDS encoding DUF6210 family protein; this translates as MGQEHAYVFLDPDGTQGAGIVVIVQTPTGVMYASQVGGMRNEERAVEGFAVPNFHPSHLEALTAFFDRYHGSPPDGLECPWPASHLDELAQIISCVPLWHTSREHDTPAVLTLDRDRLEELTEGWIPVDTAYGPGILTHQNCD
- a CDS encoding GAF domain-containing protein; the encoded protein is MSGTDRSGPGGHHALPPLPPGLSAAASVAQFAAILAAYACRAAHAHGVRVWILTDGQPHPVVEEGRGLALSDGTLVARALDAGVLLTEGMLAALPFGCGALEFVGADPAGLHALVGAGPLLALAVEGVQAREARRGHGRIAETVEGLMRRLGGSLDLAEVLTVTAQSAALALGFRRAFVALFSELRDGGARTGEVFTHGFTQPFTGGIGVGPVTFETLVRRGEAIRFERGRDHESPLARGLRELSPETAVIAPLNARGQALGLLYVDTSEPVPATEDDARIVLALAEQAALAIDNARLYGIETRKRAAAEALREAGAALAGSLHLSETLQQVLERAATLFHADAAAVYETQPDGRSINIRSAVGLPSEYMLRVRAKVGVGVTGRAVAQGALVAARDLTAEDYGGSSRYARQLLANGTYPYRGVVSLPLRVGPTVFGALTLYWAAPLPLDSDDLALAGVFASQAGLAIENARLYEEEQLREREAGALLAVSRVLSDRADGGSGPVSDEALREAVREATLALHAGRGLLALFAGNEGRPPGSGPGTVNRCAAYNLHAPHPQELADLAAQLGRGPRPLTRKHTLPVAGSGLIVPLVGAQSDAGAPLGFLYFDDPGPDLPGARTLQFARSLADQVAQTLTRERLLAALEREEARYRQLAEGAHDLIISTDAQGRVEYANPAARTLLEPLTGPLTGANFLTLPTRDTQAALQAAWTAAQGNASGSRAEVRIGPYHLEVRLGSVDHGRGVLTVSRDLSELQTLADEIARRGQALEAATSRQSELRSFLTLFTQAQEEERRRISRELHDDTAQVLTATTRRVARLARDLSGEQKARADDILLDLNAAIDGVRRFARNLRPSVLDDLGLLPALEWLATQAATATRLEVSGAERRLSPATELTVFRLAQEALNNVDKHAQAHTAAIRVAFGEPGQGGGVRVVIRDDGRGFTPEQAHAQAQAGHLGLLGLRERVTLAGGTLAVQSAPGEGTTLTFTLPG